Sequence from the Persephonella sp. genome:
GTTTTTCGGTGGCTGGAACCCTCTACCTCTTTTGGGATGGCTGCCTATACCTGCTTTTGTTTGGTTTTTTGTGAAGGTTTTCCTTCTGTTTATGTTCTTCCTGTGGGTACACTGGACTTTACCAAGATACAGGGTTGATCAGATTACAGAGCTTGCATGGAAAGTCATGCTTCCCCTTGCCCTTGCGAATATTCTTGTAGTTGCTATCTGGATAATGATTTTTGGGTGATATGGTAAAAATAAAATATATTGAAAGACCAGAGCTTACAAATAGGGAGCGGGTTTTATTCCTTGACTTTTTAAAGGGAATGAGAATAACAATAAAAAATTTTTTCAGAAAAACTGTTACAACTTATTACCCTTTTGAAAAAATAACTCCACCAAAAAGATTTAGAGGAACCCATGCCCACAGGGTAAAAAATGGAAAGGAACCTCCTTCTTTTAAGGTTATTGAAAAATTTATGGATATAAAAGAGGGAGAGAGCAGGTGTGTTGCCTGTTATATGTGCCAGCAGGCATGCCCTGTTCCAGAGTTATTTAAAATAGAAGCTATTCAGACACCTGAAGGAAAGAAAAGAGTTATTAGATTTGATATGAACTTGCTTAACTGTATGTACTGTGGGCTGTGTACAGAAGCAT
This genomic interval carries:
- a CDS encoding NADH-quinone oxidoreductase subunit I encodes the protein MVKIKYIERPELTNRERVLFLDFLKGMRITIKNFFRKTVTTYYPFEKITPPKRFRGTHAHRVKNGKEPPSFKVIEKFMDIKEGESRCVACYMCQQACPVPELFKIEAIQTPEGKKRVIRFDMNLLNCMYCGLCTEACPVDCLIMTDIYETASYHRAGCVTHMKDMCERAEDFDKRRYDEPDRIWIDDEERSKLWGQIKWS